The Gloeocapsa sp. PCC 73106 DNA segment ATACTTGGTATAATTGTCAATAATCAAACTGGTCGTAATTAAGCCCACCTACTTAGCTACTGATAACTTAACCGCAGATAATTTTATCTTTGTTTAAAAGCGAGCCCCACTAAGCCTTTTCTTTAGGGGGAGCAGAATTATCTTCACTTGATGCGATCGCCAAATCTCTTGACTTACTCAATTTGAGTGAGCCTTGCTTCTAATTCTTCGATACTACTAAAATCAAGTAGTGCTTCACCGAGACTTTC contains these protein-coding regions:
- a CDS encoding DUF4351 domain-containing protein, whose amino-acid sequence is ESLGEALLDFSSIEELEARLTQIE